In Limosilactobacillus sp. WILCCON 0051, a single window of DNA contains:
- a CDS encoding TetR/AcrR family transcriptional regulator translates to MTDIRIINTKNRIRMGMINALKEKPLNEVTTKDIIEAAEVSRKTFYTYYNDQNDLLFEIENAMISDLVEGMKKDREAVTQLDDTADQVEIAKLADQAFVETIKACAKHREVTRILLSANGDINFLSKIKKAVYKELLARAPKLVVANDPSVQNLKKQLPVRIPLDYLFEIYVGLMVNIIQHWLTSEDPISQRQVRGIMGAAQILSPLQLLAFSDLPEDLNDIEDYQF, encoded by the coding sequence ATGACCGATATTCGCATTATCAATACTAAGAACCGTATTCGCATGGGGATGATCAATGCGCTGAAAGAAAAGCCATTGAATGAAGTTACTACGAAAGACATCATCGAAGCAGCTGAAGTCAGTCGTAAAACTTTCTACACCTACTACAACGACCAAAACGATCTGCTCTTCGAAATCGAAAATGCCATGATCTCAGATTTGGTTGAAGGCATGAAGAAAGATCGGGAAGCAGTTACTCAGCTCGACGACACTGCTGACCAGGTTGAAATTGCCAAGCTGGCCGACCAAGCCTTTGTCGAAACCATCAAGGCCTGCGCTAAGCACCGCGAAGTCACCCGGATCCTGCTTTCTGCCAATGGTGACATTAACTTCCTTTCTAAAATCAAAAAGGCCGTTTATAAAGAACTCTTGGCACGGGCACCTAAACTGGTCGTAGCCAACGACCCATCCGTACAGAATCTCAAAAAACAGTTGCCTGTCCGGATTCCGCTTGACTACCTGTTTGAGATCTATGTCGGCTTGATGGTCAATATTATTCAACACTGGCTGACTTCTGAAGACCCAATCTCACAGCGTCAGGTTCGTGGAATTATGGGAGCCGCTCAAATTTTGTCACCACTGCAGCTGCTTGCCTTTTCCGACCTGCCGGAAGATTTGAACGATATTGAAGACTACCAATTCTAA